The Agelaius phoeniceus isolate bAgePho1 chromosome 34, bAgePho1.hap1, whole genome shotgun sequence genome includes a window with the following:
- the LOC129124910 gene encoding uncharacterized protein LOC129124910 — translation MREGKEKGKEKGKERRKERKGERKGKEKGKRKGKEKGKEKGKEKGKERRKERKGERKGERKGKEKGKEKGKERRKERRKERKGERKGKEKGKEKGKERRKERRKERKGERKGERKGKEKGKEKGKERRKERKGERKGERKGKEKGKEKGKERRKERRKERKGERKGERKGKEKGKERRKERRKERKGERKGERKGKEKGKEKGKERRKERKGERKGERKGKEKGKERRKERRKERKEERKGERKGERKGERKGKEKGKERRKERRKERKGERKGERKGKEKGKEKGKERRKERKGERKGERKGERKGKEKGKEKGKERRKERKGERKGKEKGKERRKERKGERKGERKGKEKGKEKGKERRKERRKERKGERKGERKGERKGKEKGKEKGKERRKERRKERKGERKGERKGKEKGKEKGKERRKERRKERKGERKGERKGKEKGKEKGKERRKERRKERKGERKGERKGKEKGKEKGKERRKERRKERKGERKGERKGKEKGKEKGKERRKERRKERKGERKGKEKGKERRKERKGERKGKERKGKERKGKERKEKG, via the coding sequence atgagagagggaaaggagaaaggaaaggagaaaggaaaggaaaggagaaaggaaaggaaaggagaaaggaaaggaaaggagaaaggaaagaggaaaggaaaggagaaaggaaaggagaaaggaaaggagaaaggaaaggaaaggagaaaggaaaggaaaggagaaaggaaaggagaaaggaaaggaaaggagaaaggaaaggagaaaggaaaggaaaggagaaaggaaaggagaaaggaaaggaaaggagaaaggaaaggaaaggagaaaggaaaggagaaaggaaaggaaaggagaaaggaaaggagaaaggaaaggaaaggagaaaggaaaggagaaaggaaaggaaaggagaaaggaaaggagaaaggaaaggaaaggagaaaggaaaggaaaggagaaaggaaaggagaaaggaaaggaaaggagaaaggaaaggagaaaggaaaggaaaggagaaaggaaaggagaaaggaaaggaaaggagaaaggaaaggagaaaggaaaggaaaggagaaaggaaaggaaaggagaaaggaaaggagaaaggaaaggaaaggagaaaggaaaggagaaaggaaaggaaaggagaaaggaaaggagaaaggaaaggaaaggagaaaggaaaggaaaggagaaaggaaaggagaaaggaaaggaaaggagaaaggaaaggaaaggagaaaggaaaggagaaaggaaaggaaagaggaaaggaaaggagaaaggaaaggagaaaggaaaggagaaaggaaaggaaaggagaaaggaaaggaaaggagaaaggaaaggagaaaggaaaggaaaggagaaaggaaaggagaaaggaaaggaaaggagaaaggaaaggagaaaggaaaggaaaggagaaaggaaaggaaaggagaaaggaaaggagaaaggaaaggagaaaggaaaggaaaggagaaaggaaaggagaaaggaaaggaaaggagaaaggaaaggaaaggagaaaggaaaggaaaggagaaaggaaaggaaaggagaaaggaaaggaaaggagaaaggaaaggagaaaggaaaggaaaggagaaaggaaaggagaaaggaaaggaaaggagaaaggaaaggagaaaggaaaggaaaggggaaaggaaaggagaaaggaaaggagaaaggaaaggaaaggagaaaggaaaggagaaaggaaaggaaaggagaaaggaaaggagaaaggaaaggaaaggagaaaggaaaggagaaaggaaaggaaaggagaaaggaaaggagaaaggaaaggaaaggagaaaggaaaggagaaaggaaaggaaaggagaaaggaaaggagaaaggaaaggaaaggagaaaggaaaggagaaaggaaaggaaaggagaaaggaaaggagaaaggaaaggaaaggagaaaggaaaggagaaaggaaaggaaaggagaaaggaaaggagaaaggaaaggaaaggagaaaggaaaggagaaaggaaaggaaaggagaaaggaaaggagaaaggaaaggaaaggagaaaggaaaggagaaaggaaaggaaaggagaaaggaaaggagaaaggaaaggaaaggagaaaggaaaggaaaggagaaaggaaaggaaaggagaaaggaaaggaaaggagaaaggaaaggaaaggaaaggaaaggaaaggaaaggaaaggaaaggaaaggaaagaaaaagggtaa